A region from the Marinitoga sp. 38H-ov genome encodes:
- the sdaAA gene encoding L-serine ammonia-lyase, iron-sulfur-dependent, subunit alpha yields MTFENLLEIWRETNIPFEEVILTEEMVETGMDPVIIKNNMKRLVEVMITEAEKNYGKKHESLTGLTGENAPKLLNYSPKLLSEFNYVATLTALSTAENNASMGRIVACPTAGSCGVVPAILYALKKVKNASFDDLVSSFIVAGAIGNVVAKKATISGAAGGCQAEIGTATAMASAALTYYFSKDAEKCGHAASLALKSLMGLVCDPVGGFVEIPCVKRNASAANVAIATAEMALSGIESVIPFDEVVDAMYRVGKMMHEDLRETGNGGIAVTPTAKKLVNDIKKRWI; encoded by the coding sequence ATGACATTTGAAAATCTCTTAGAAATTTGGCGGGAGACTAATATACCTTTTGAAGAAGTTATATTAACAGAAGAAATGGTTGAAACGGGTATGGATCCTGTTATTATTAAAAATAATATGAAGAGATTAGTTGAAGTAATGATTACTGAAGCTGAAAAAAATTATGGAAAAAAACATGAAAGTTTAACTGGATTAACTGGAGAAAATGCTCCAAAATTATTAAATTACTCTCCAAAACTATTAAGTGAATTTAATTATGTTGCAACATTAACAGCTTTATCCACTGCAGAAAACAATGCTTCAATGGGAAGAATTGTTGCATGTCCAACTGCTGGTTCATGTGGAGTTGTACCTGCAATATTATATGCATTAAAAAAAGTTAAAAATGCTTCTTTTGATGATTTAGTTTCTTCATTTATAGTAGCTGGGGCAATTGGTAATGTTGTTGCAAAAAAAGCTACAATTTCAGGTGCAGCAGGAGGATGTCAAGCGGAAATCGGAACCGCTACAGCTATGGCTTCAGCTGCTTTAACATACTATTTTTCTAAAGATGCCGAAAAATGTGGTCATGCAGCATCTTTAGCTTTAAAATCATTAATGGGGCTTGTTTGTGATCCTGTCGGAGGTTTTGTAGAAATTCCATGTGTAAAAAGAAACGCATCTGCAGCAAATGTTGCCATTGCTACAGCTGAAATGGCATTGTCTGGAATCGAAAGCGTAATACCTTTTGATGAGGTTGTTGATGCAATGTATAGAGTAGGTAAAATGATGCATGAAGATTTAAGAGAAACAGGAAATGGAGGAATCGCAGTTACTCCTACAGCTAAAAAACTAGTTAATGATATTAAAAAAAGATGGATTTAA
- the sdaAB gene encoding L-serine ammonia-lyase, iron-sulfur-dependent subunit beta — protein MSMLDVVGPVMVGPSSSHTLGALKIARFAYKLIEGIPEEVEFYLHGSFAKTYLGHGTDRALIAGILGLREYDYDIKNAYNLAKNYNLKFSFIETDLGDVNPNTVLIRLKKDNKINEVQGASIGGGAIKITKINGVDCDLSGDYNTLIIVNKDIKGALENILRIISVNVANLYLKRTNILEGRALTILELDEKPSNLNELNKLECVIKYFYVGSDNDDI, from the coding sequence ATGAGCATGCTTGATGTTGTTGGTCCTGTAATGGTTGGTCCGTCAAGTTCTCATACTCTTGGAGCATTAAAAATTGCAAGATTTGCATATAAACTTATTGAAGGAATACCAGAAGAAGTAGAATTTTATTTACATGGTTCCTTTGCAAAAACTTATTTGGGACATGGTACAGACAGAGCTTTAATTGCTGGTATTTTGGGATTAAGAGAATACGATTATGATATAAAAAATGCATATAATTTGGCAAAAAATTATAATCTAAAATTTTCTTTTATAGAAACAGATCTTGGTGATGTTAATCCCAATACCGTGCTTATTAGATTAAAAAAAGATAATAAAATAAATGAAGTACAAGGAGCATCTATTGGAGGAGGGGCTATAAAAATAACAAAAATAAATGGTGTAGATTGTGATTTATCAGGTGATTATAATACATTAATTATAGTCAACAAAGATATAAAAGGAGCATTAGAAAACATTTTAAGAATTATTAGTGTTAATGTTGCAAATTTATATTTAAAAAGAACCAATATTCTTGAAGGTAGAGCTCTGACAATTTTAGAATTAGATGAAAAACCTTCTAATTTAAATGAATTAAATAAATTAGAATGTGTAATTAAATATTTTTACGTTGGAAGTGATAATGATGACATTTGA
- the nadE gene encoding NAD(+) synthase, with protein sequence MIKEIEQFIKEKIRDYGYNGAMIGISGGIDSAVVGKLCVNALGKERVKGLILPERDSSPETIEDAKIVCDFLEIDYRIIKISPILRKIGVYSLEPPTFFIPRKIQEKYAKKEFEKRSYINDLKNQGDTEFLKGIAYYRIKHRIRMVLLYFYAEQINYAVIGTTNKTELKTGFYVKYGDDSVDIEPIMHLYKTQVFNLARELKIPEKIINKSPSPDLIPGITDEYAMGISYNDLDRILVKMGNNEDLNDEDEKMVKKVKEILKVAKYREIKNLHME encoded by the coding sequence ATGATAAAAGAAATAGAACAGTTTATAAAAGAAAAGATAAGAGATTATGGATATAATGGAGCAATGATAGGAATAAGCGGTGGAATAGATTCTGCTGTTGTTGGGAAATTATGTGTTAATGCATTGGGTAAAGAAAGAGTAAAAGGATTAATATTACCAGAAAGAGATTCATCACCAGAAACAATTGAAGATGCAAAGATAGTATGTGATTTTTTAGAAATTGATTATAGGATTATAAAAATATCGCCGATTTTAAGAAAGATAGGAGTATATTCTTTAGAACCACCTACATTTTTTATACCAAGAAAGATACAAGAAAAGTATGCAAAAAAAGAATTTGAAAAAAGAAGTTATATAAATGATTTGAAAAATCAAGGAGATACAGAATTTTTAAAAGGGATAGCATATTATAGGATAAAACATAGAATAAGAATGGTGCTATTATATTTTTATGCGGAACAAATAAATTATGCTGTTATTGGAACTACAAATAAAACAGAATTAAAAACAGGATTTTATGTAAAATATGGTGATGATTCTGTAGATATTGAACCAATAATGCATTTATATAAAACTCAAGTATTTAATTTAGCAAGGGAATTAAAAATACCTGAAAAAATAATAAACAAATCACCATCACCGGATTTAATTCCAGGTATAACAGATGAATATGCAATGGGTATTAGTTATAATGATTTAGATAGGATTTTGGTTAAAATGGGAAATAATGAAGATTTAAATGATGAAGATGAAAAGATGGTAAAAAAAGTAAAAGAGATTTTAAAAGTAGCAAAATATAGAGAGATAAAAAATTTACATATGGAGTGA